A region from the Nocardioides coralli genome encodes:
- a CDS encoding isochorismate synthase — MTTSVTLDEQAGPLVVRTVALDLAATPLLDLLPDRDPVTWLRRGEGLVGWGTAAQIRTRGPGRFADADAWWGEVTGRAVVRDEVTEPGTGLLCFGSFGFADDTGDSVLTVPEVVVGRRGDRAWVTTVSRGSLDHPARVVAAEPPAAPLDIVFADGALNGEQWMSAVADAVRLIGTGELEKVVLARDLVATATEPVDVRWPVTRLAGDYPMCWTFHVDGLFGATPEMLVRRERGLVTSRVLAGTIRRTGDDGRDLALAAALARSSKDLEEHEYAVRSVADALDPHCSSMNVPEAPFVLHLPNVMHLATDVAGVVHDAATVSSLRLAEALHPSAAVGGTPTAEAMAVIARLEQMDRGRYAGPVGWMDAEGDGEWGIALRSAEVDGDTVRLFAGCGIVGDSDPQAELAEAQAKFVPVRDALAAD, encoded by the coding sequence GTGACGACCAGCGTGACGCTCGACGAGCAGGCCGGGCCCCTCGTCGTCCGTACGGTCGCCCTCGACCTGGCCGCGACTCCGCTGCTGGACCTGCTCCCCGACCGAGACCCCGTCACGTGGCTGCGCCGCGGCGAGGGCCTGGTCGGGTGGGGCACGGCGGCGCAGATCCGCACCCGCGGGCCCGGCCGCTTCGCCGACGCCGACGCGTGGTGGGGCGAGGTCACCGGCCGGGCCGTGGTCCGTGACGAGGTCACCGAGCCCGGCACCGGGCTGCTGTGCTTCGGGAGCTTCGGCTTCGCCGACGACACGGGTGACTCCGTGCTGACCGTGCCGGAGGTCGTGGTCGGCCGTCGCGGCGACCGGGCCTGGGTGACCACCGTCTCCCGCGGCTCGCTGGACCACCCCGCCCGGGTCGTGGCCGCCGAACCACCCGCAGCGCCCCTGGACATCGTCTTCGCGGACGGTGCGCTCAACGGCGAGCAGTGGATGAGCGCGGTCGCGGACGCCGTCCGGCTCATCGGCACCGGCGAGCTGGAGAAGGTCGTGCTGGCGCGCGACCTCGTCGCCACGGCGACCGAGCCGGTCGACGTGCGCTGGCCCGTGACGAGGCTCGCGGGCGACTACCCGATGTGCTGGACCTTCCACGTCGACGGACTCTTCGGAGCCACACCGGAGATGCTGGTGCGCCGTGAGCGCGGCCTGGTCACCTCCCGCGTGCTGGCCGGCACCATCCGGCGTACTGGCGACGACGGACGCGACCTGGCCCTCGCCGCGGCACTGGCGCGGTCGTCGAAGGACCTCGAGGAGCACGAGTACGCCGTCCGCTCGGTCGCCGACGCGCTCGACCCCCACTGCTCGTCGATGAACGTGCCCGAGGCTCCCTTCGTGCTGCACCTGCCCAACGTCATGCACCTGGCCACCGACGTGGCGGGGGTGGTGCACGACGCTGCGACCGTCTCCTCCTTGCGGCTCGCGGAGGCGCTGCACCCCTCGGCGGCGGTCGGGGGGACACCGACGGCGGAGGCGATGGCGGTGATCGCCCGCCTGGAGCAGATGGACCGGGGCCGCTACGCCGGGCCGGTCGGCTGGATGGATGCCGAGGGCGACGGCGAGTGGGGCATCGCCCTGCGATCCGCCGAGGTCGACGGGGACACCGTTCGCCTCTTCGCCGGCTGCGGCATCGTGGGAGACTCCGACCCGCAGGCAGAGCTGGCGGAGGCGCAGGCCAAGTTCGTGCCGGTCCGCGACGCCCTCGCCGCCGACTGA
- a CDS encoding LVIVD repeat-containing protein, whose amino-acid sequence MSRVPRLAAVAAATALAVAGLTLTSTPSVADDRHRDADEQPVITEEARPDCGADQRDLARAGDRFSQGCLSESELEALGGNEASLAPGEQASLEMELLANIPKNGAFSDYGSFSSDLAFQDDYAFAGNYNGFTVYDISKPKKPTQVAQVLCPGSQNDVSVHEDLLVLSTDSSRSNDSCDNTSQSATMKESWEGIKVFDISDPEEPAYVAAVETKCGSHTHTLAPSKDGDDLFVYVSSYSPRDTFPDCQPPHDLISVVQVPVDEPAAARLAAEPVLFPEGGNPSGNGSRETSGCHDITAYPEKDIAAGACMGDGVLIDISDRLNPVVTETVRDTENFAFWHSATFNDRGTKVVYTDELGGGGAPTCNEKTGDTRGANGIYDIRGGQLEFASYYKIPRTQSDTENCVAHNGSLIPVKGRDVMVQAWYQGGISVFDFTDSANPRELAWFDRGPLSDTQLMVGGSWSAYYYNGYVYSNDIQQGFDVLRITEKSLRKAQGHEYDDEFNPQSQPSFNG is encoded by the coding sequence ATGTCTCGGGTCCCCCGCTTGGCAGCCGTTGCTGCCGCCACCGCCCTGGCCGTCGCCGGGCTCACCCTCACCAGCACTCCCTCGGTCGCCGACGACCGCCACCGCGATGCCGACGAGCAGCCGGTCATCACCGAGGAGGCTCGGCCCGACTGCGGGGCCGACCAGCGTGACCTCGCTCGCGCCGGCGACCGCTTCTCCCAGGGCTGCCTCTCCGAGAGCGAGCTGGAGGCCCTCGGCGGCAACGAGGCCTCGCTCGCCCCCGGCGAGCAGGCCTCCCTCGAGATGGAGCTGCTGGCCAACATCCCCAAGAACGGCGCGTTCTCGGACTACGGCTCCTTCAGCTCCGACCTCGCGTTCCAGGACGACTACGCCTTCGCCGGCAACTACAACGGCTTCACGGTCTACGACATCAGCAAGCCTAAGAAGCCCACGCAGGTGGCCCAGGTGCTGTGCCCGGGTTCCCAGAACGACGTGTCCGTCCACGAGGACCTGCTGGTGCTCTCGACCGACTCCAGTCGCAGCAACGACAGCTGTGACAACACCAGCCAGTCGGCGACGATGAAGGAGTCGTGGGAGGGCATCAAGGTCTTCGACATCAGCGACCCGGAGGAGCCGGCCTACGTCGCCGCGGTCGAGACCAAGTGCGGCTCGCACACCCACACGCTCGCCCCGAGCAAGGACGGCGACGACCTGTTCGTCTACGTCTCGTCGTACTCCCCCCGGGACACCTTCCCCGACTGCCAGCCGCCGCACGACCTGATCAGCGTGGTGCAGGTCCCGGTCGACGAGCCGGCAGCCGCCCGCCTGGCCGCCGAGCCGGTCCTGTTCCCCGAGGGCGGCAACCCGTCCGGCAACGGGTCGCGCGAGACGAGCGGCTGCCACGACATCACCGCCTACCCGGAGAAGGACATCGCCGCCGGCGCCTGCATGGGCGACGGGGTCCTGATCGACATCTCCGACCGGCTCAACCCCGTGGTCACCGAGACCGTGCGCGACACCGAGAACTTCGCGTTCTGGCACTCCGCGACGTTCAACGACCGGGGCACCAAGGTCGTCTACACCGACGAGCTCGGCGGTGGCGGTGCCCCGACCTGCAACGAGAAGACCGGTGACACCCGCGGCGCCAACGGCATCTACGACATCCGCGGCGGCCAGCTCGAGTTCGCCAGCTACTACAAGATCCCCCGGACGCAGTCGGACACGGAGAACTGCGTGGCCCACAACGGCTCACTCATCCCGGTCAAGGGTCGTGACGTGATGGTGCAGGCCTGGTACCAGGGCGGCATCTCGGTCTTCGACTTCACCGACTCGGCCAACCCGCGTGAGCTGGCGTGGTTCGACCGCGGCCCGCTGTCCGACACCCAGCTGATGGTCGGCGGCTCCTGGTCGGCCTACTACTACAACGGCTACGTCTACTCCAACGACATCCAGCAGGGCTTCGACGTCCTGCGGATCACCGAGAAGAGCCTGCGCAAGGCCCAGGGCCACGAGTACGACGACGAGTTCAACCCGCAGAGCCAGCCCAGCTTCAACGGCTGA
- a CDS encoding DUF305 domain-containing protein yields the protein MDTLIVRAVVAAGLGAVLLTGCSGTDREAPSTESASQADGTDGTVLQPGRPGEPNRTVPPDTRVESAPANAADVAFVQQMIPHHQQALEMCELARTRAADPRVASLARRIQGAQGPEIIAMSSWLALQGAEVPGDHGSHGGHDGEMAGMLTDEQMAELAAARGPAFDRLFLAGMTQHHQGAVDMAHDALDAGSETLSLELAADIATGQLAEIRRMADLRRDL from the coding sequence GTGGACACCCTCATCGTCCGGGCCGTGGTCGCCGCCGGCCTCGGTGCCGTGCTGCTCACCGGCTGCTCCGGGACCGACCGCGAGGCACCGTCGACGGAGAGCGCCTCGCAAGCCGATGGCACCGACGGCACCGTGCTCCAGCCGGGCCGTCCCGGCGAGCCCAACCGCACCGTGCCGCCGGACACCCGCGTGGAGTCCGCCCCCGCGAACGCCGCCGACGTGGCGTTCGTGCAACAGATGATCCCCCACCACCAGCAGGCGCTGGAGATGTGCGAGCTCGCTCGGACCCGGGCCGCCGACCCGCGCGTGGCGTCCCTGGCTCGCCGCATCCAGGGGGCCCAGGGCCCCGAGATCATCGCCATGTCGTCGTGGCTGGCCCTGCAGGGCGCGGAGGTCCCGGGCGACCACGGATCGCACGGCGGCCACGACGGGGAGATGGCCGGGATGCTCACCGACGAGCAGATGGCCGAGCTGGCCGCCGCCCGCGGACCCGCCTTCGACCGGCTCTTCCTCGCCGGGATGACCCAGCACCACCAGGGGGCCGTCGACATGGCCCATGACGCGCTCGACGCGGGGTCCGAGACGCTGTCCCTCGAGCTCGCGGCGGACATCGCGACCGGACAGCTCGCCGAGATCCGCCGGATGGCGGACCTCCGCCGCGACCTCTGA
- a CDS encoding L,D-transpeptidase family protein translates to MKLLRTLAVSVLAVALVCAAAYGAGQLSRGTSVASDDRTAADGGTPDTQEPTAEPRQPTVSPATLRPGPVLEPGDRGPQVRELQSRLFQLAWFPELTSGSYDATTREAVSGFQAKRGLRASGIVDRRTWGRLVAMTEQPTHDQLFNILRPGPAILATGSQGSAVRDLQARLKAIQWYFGDVTGSYDAATVEAVRGFQAKREIPVTGDVDQRTLDRLHGMTAVPTHEQLHNIEPQPGALDPRCRTGRVLCVDKSTNSLRWVVDGDVVATFDVRFGSDELPTREGRFSVFAKSRDHVSSLYDTAMPFAMFFSGGQAVHYSPDFAAVGYSGASHGCVNVRDYAGIAWLYDQVQIGDAVVVYWS, encoded by the coding sequence ATGAAGCTGTTGAGGACGCTGGCCGTCTCGGTGCTGGCCGTCGCCCTGGTCTGCGCGGCGGCGTACGGCGCGGGCCAGCTGAGCCGCGGCACCTCCGTCGCCTCCGACGACCGCACCGCCGCCGACGGCGGCACCCCCGACACGCAGGAGCCGACCGCCGAGCCGCGGCAGCCCACCGTGTCCCCGGCCACGCTGCGGCCCGGGCCGGTGCTCGAACCCGGCGACCGGGGTCCGCAGGTGCGCGAGCTGCAGTCGCGGCTCTTCCAGCTGGCGTGGTTCCCCGAGCTGACGAGCGGCAGCTACGACGCGACGACCCGCGAGGCCGTCAGCGGCTTCCAGGCCAAGCGCGGACTGCGCGCCTCGGGCATCGTGGACCGCCGCACGTGGGGCCGACTGGTCGCCATGACCGAGCAGCCGACGCACGACCAGCTCTTCAACATCCTCCGCCCGGGTCCGGCCATCCTGGCCACGGGCTCACAGGGGTCCGCGGTGCGCGACCTCCAGGCCCGGCTGAAGGCGATCCAGTGGTACTTCGGCGACGTCACCGGTTCCTACGACGCGGCGACCGTCGAGGCGGTCCGCGGCTTCCAGGCCAAGCGCGAGATCCCGGTGACCGGCGACGTCGACCAGCGCACCCTGGACAGGCTGCACGGGATGACCGCCGTCCCGACCCACGAGCAGCTGCACAACATCGAGCCGCAGCCGGGCGCCCTCGACCCGCGCTGTCGCACCGGCCGCGTGCTGTGCGTGGACAAGTCGACCAACTCCCTGCGGTGGGTGGTGGACGGCGACGTGGTCGCCACCTTCGACGTCCGGTTCGGCTCCGACGAGCTGCCGACCCGGGAGGGCCGGTTCAGCGTCTTCGCGAAGTCACGCGACCACGTCTCCAGCCTGTACGACACGGCGATGCCGTTCGCCATGTTCTTCTCCGGCGGCCAGGCGGTGCACTACTCCCCCGACTTCGCGGCGGTCGGTTACAGCGGAGCGTCCCACGGCTGTGTCAACGTGCGCGACTACGCCGGCATCGCCTGGCTCTACGACCAAGTGCAGATCGGCGACGCCGTCGTCGTCTACTGGAGCTGA
- a CDS encoding demethylmenaquinone methyltransferase: MARADLDKQPADVQRMFDAVARRYDLTNDVLSLGQDRRWRTQVIEAVDPRPGDVVLDLAAGTGTSSQPFADRGATVVPCDFSIGMLAVGKQARPALPFTAGDATRLPFADATFDAVTISFGLRNIVDPAAGLREMLRVTRPGGRLVVCEFSHPTNRAFRQVYLEYLMRALPAISRAVSSSADAYVYLAESIRAWPDQAGLAAMIDAAGWSGGDGVEWRNLTGGVVALHRATRPGH; the protein is encoded by the coding sequence GTGGCCCGCGCAGACCTCGACAAGCAGCCCGCTGACGTGCAGCGAATGTTCGACGCCGTGGCCCGGCGCTACGACCTGACCAACGACGTGCTGTCGCTGGGACAGGACCGACGCTGGCGGACGCAGGTGATCGAGGCGGTCGACCCGCGGCCGGGGGACGTGGTGCTGGACCTGGCGGCCGGCACCGGCACCTCCAGCCAGCCCTTCGCGGACCGGGGCGCGACGGTGGTGCCGTGCGACTTCTCCATCGGCATGCTCGCCGTCGGCAAGCAGGCCCGACCGGCGCTGCCCTTCACCGCCGGGGACGCGACCCGGCTGCCGTTCGCGGACGCGACCTTCGACGCCGTCACGATCTCCTTCGGGCTGCGCAACATCGTCGACCCCGCCGCCGGCCTGCGCGAGATGCTCCGGGTGACCCGGCCCGGCGGCCGGCTCGTGGTGTGCGAGTTCAGCCACCCGACCAACCGCGCCTTCCGGCAGGTCTATCTCGAGTACCTGATGCGGGCCCTGCCGGCCATCTCCCGCGCGGTGTCCTCCAGCGCCGACGCCTACGTCTACCTGGCCGAGTCGATCCGGGCCTGGCCCGACCAGGCGGGGCTGGCGGCGATGATCGACGCGGCCGGCTGGAGCGGTGGCGACGGGGTGGAGTGGCGCAACCTGACGGGGGGCGTCGTCGCGCTCCACCGGGCCACCCGGCCCGGCCATTAA
- a CDS encoding NADH-quinone oxidoreductase subunit A, with protein sequence MELYTPVLALALLAAGFAVFSVVMSALVGPKRYNRARLDSYECGIEPTPQPVGGGRFPVKYYTVAMTFIIFDVEIMFLIPWAVYFDQLSWFGVIAVVLFLFNITIAYAYEWRRGGLDWD encoded by the coding sequence ATGGAGCTCTACACGCCGGTCCTGGCGCTGGCCCTCCTCGCGGCGGGGTTCGCGGTCTTCTCCGTGGTCATGAGCGCGCTCGTCGGGCCCAAGCGCTACAACCGGGCCCGGCTGGACTCCTACGAGTGCGGCATCGAGCCCACCCCGCAGCCGGTCGGGGGCGGGCGGTTCCCGGTGAAGTACTACACCGTGGCGATGACGTTCATCATCTTCGACGTCGAGATCATGTTCCTGATCCCGTGGGCGGTCTACTTCGACCAGCTCTCGTGGTTCGGCGTGATCGCGGTCGTCCTGTTCCTCTTCAACATCACCATCGCCTACGCCTACGAGTGGCGTCGTGGCGGCCTCGACTGGGACTGA
- a CDS encoding NuoB/complex I 20 kDa subunit family protein produces the protein MGIEEKLPSGVLLTTVEGVAGYMRKASFWPATFGLACCAIEMMTSGGPKYDLARFGMEVFRASPRQADLMIVAGRVSQKMAPVLRQIYDQMAEPKWVLAMGVCASSGGMFNNYAIVQGVDHVVPVDMYLPGCPPRPEMLIDAILKLHDQVQAGKLGSNRLAQIEERETAALNALPTSEMKGLLR, from the coding sequence ATGGGCATCGAAGAAAAGCTCCCGAGCGGAGTGCTCCTCACCACCGTCGAGGGCGTGGCCGGGTACATGCGCAAGGCCAGCTTCTGGCCCGCCACGTTCGGGCTCGCGTGCTGCGCCATCGAGATGATGACCTCCGGCGGCCCCAAGTACGACCTCGCCCGGTTCGGCATGGAGGTCTTCCGGGCCAGCCCCCGCCAGGCCGACCTGATGATCGTGGCAGGGCGGGTCAGCCAGAAGATGGCGCCGGTGCTCCGCCAGATCTACGACCAGATGGCCGAGCCCAAGTGGGTGCTCGCCATGGGCGTCTGCGCCAGCAGCGGCGGCATGTTCAACAACTACGCGATCGTGCAGGGCGTCGACCACGTCGTCCCCGTCGACATGTACCTCCCGGGCTGCCCGCCGCGGCCGGAGATGCTCATCGACGCGATCCTGAAGCTCCACGACCAGGTGCAGGCCGGCAAGCTGGGCAGCAACCGGCTGGCCCAGATCGAGGAGCGGGAGACCGCCGCCCTCAACGCGCTCCCGACCTCGGAGATGAAGGGCCTGCTGCGATGA
- a CDS encoding NADH-quinone oxidoreductase subunit C has translation MTEEQNQPGNVPAEAGEVRTAGVRHGMFGAQGTGDTSGYGGLVQPVVYPGATQRPYGGWFDEVADALEHRLADGQLDTAVEQVVVHRGEITFHVSRDHLLAVAQLLRDDERLRFEFCAGVSGVHYPDDTGRELHAVYHLLSMTHNRRIRLEVSVPDSDPHVPSLVPVYPTNDWHERETYDMFGIVFDGHPALTRILMPDDWPGFPQRKDYPLGGIPVEYKGGSVPPPDQRRSYS, from the coding sequence ATGACGGAGGAGCAGAACCAGCCCGGCAACGTGCCGGCGGAGGCCGGCGAGGTCCGCACCGCCGGCGTCCGCCACGGCATGTTCGGCGCCCAGGGCACGGGCGACACCAGCGGCTACGGCGGCCTGGTCCAGCCGGTCGTCTACCCGGGGGCGACCCAGCGACCGTACGGCGGCTGGTTCGACGAGGTCGCCGACGCGCTCGAGCACAGGCTGGCCGACGGACAGCTCGACACCGCCGTCGAGCAGGTCGTCGTCCACCGTGGCGAGATCACCTTCCACGTCAGCCGCGACCACCTGCTGGCCGTGGCCCAGCTGCTCCGCGACGACGAGCGGCTCCGCTTCGAGTTCTGTGCCGGCGTGAGCGGTGTCCACTACCCCGACGACACCGGCCGCGAGCTGCACGCCGTCTACCACCTGCTGTCGATGACCCACAACCGCCGGATCCGGCTCGAGGTCTCGGTCCCCGACAGCGACCCGCACGTCCCGAGCCTGGTGCCGGTCTACCCCACCAACGACTGGCACGAGCGCGAGACCTACGACATGTTCGGCATCGTCTTCGACGGCCATCCGGCACTCACGCGGATCCTGATGCCCGACGACTGGCCGGGTTTCCCGCAGCGCAAGGACTACCCGCTCGGCGGGATCCCGGTCGAGTACAAGGGCGGCTCGGTCCCGCCGCCGGACCAGCGCAGGAGCTACTCATGA
- a CDS encoding NADH-quinone oxidoreductase subunit D: MSDTDFYATGADTSEGRVFTVTGQDWDAISQGLADAGDADERVVVNMGPQHPSTHGVLRLILELEGETVTEARCGIGYLHTGIEKNMEFRTWVQGTTFCTRMDYLSPFFNELTYCLGVERLLDIEDDIPEKAQVMRVLLSELNRISSHLVAIATGGMEIGALTVMTIGFRERELVLDLFELITGLRMNHAFIRPGGVAQDLPSGALDEIRDFVKLMKKRLPEYAALCNANPIFKARLDGVGVLDLAGCLALGVSGPVLRSTGYPWDLRKSEPYCGYEDYDFDVQTWDVPDAYGRFRIRLAEMHESLRIVEQCADRLAGLEGAPVMIGDKKIAWPSQLAIGSDGMGNSLDHIRHIMGESMEALIHHFKLVTEGFRVPAGQAYVPVESPRGELGAHVVSDGGTRPFRAHFRDPSFTNLQATSVMSEGGMVADVIVAIASLDPVMGGVDR; this comes from the coding sequence ATGAGCGACACCGACTTCTACGCCACGGGCGCCGACACCAGCGAGGGTCGGGTCTTCACCGTCACCGGCCAGGACTGGGACGCCATCTCCCAGGGCCTCGCGGACGCGGGCGACGCCGACGAGCGCGTCGTCGTCAACATGGGCCCGCAGCACCCCTCGACCCACGGCGTGCTGCGGCTGATCCTGGAGCTGGAGGGTGAGACGGTCACCGAGGCCCGGTGCGGCATCGGCTACCTCCACACCGGGATCGAGAAGAACATGGAGTTCCGCACCTGGGTGCAGGGAACCACCTTCTGCACCCGGATGGACTACCTGTCGCCGTTCTTCAACGAGCTCACCTACTGCCTCGGCGTCGAGCGGCTCCTCGACATCGAGGACGACATCCCCGAGAAGGCCCAGGTGATGCGGGTCCTGCTCTCGGAGCTCAACCGGATCTCCTCCCACCTCGTGGCGATCGCCACGGGCGGCATGGAGATCGGTGCGCTGACGGTGATGACGATCGGGTTCCGCGAGCGCGAGCTCGTGCTCGACCTCTTCGAGCTGATCACCGGCCTGCGGATGAACCACGCCTTCATCCGACCCGGGGGCGTGGCCCAGGACCTCCCGTCGGGGGCGCTCGACGAGATCCGCGACTTCGTGAAGCTGATGAAGAAGCGTCTGCCGGAGTACGCCGCGCTCTGCAACGCCAACCCGATCTTCAAGGCCCGCCTCGACGGCGTCGGCGTGCTGGACCTCGCGGGCTGCCTGGCCCTCGGCGTCAGCGGCCCCGTGCTGCGCAGCACGGGCTACCCCTGGGACCTGCGCAAGTCCGAGCCCTACTGCGGTTACGAGGACTACGACTTCGACGTCCAGACCTGGGACGTGCCCGACGCCTACGGCCGGTTCCGGATCAGGCTCGCCGAGATGCACGAGTCGCTCAGGATCGTCGAGCAGTGCGCCGACCGGCTCGCCGGCCTCGAGGGGGCGCCGGTCATGATCGGTGACAAGAAGATCGCCTGGCCCAGCCAGCTGGCGATCGGCAGCGACGGGATGGGCAACAGCCTCGACCACATCCGTCACATCATGGGTGAGTCGATGGAGGCCCTGATCCACCACTTCAAGCTGGTGACCGAGGGCTTCCGGGTGCCGGCGGGCCAGGCCTACGTGCCGGTCGAGTCGCCGCGCGGCGAGCTCGGCGCACACGTCGTCTCCGACGGAGGAACCCGGCCCTTCCGTGCGCACTTCCGCGACCCGTCCTTCACGAACCTGCAGGCGACCAGCGTGATGTCGGAGGGCGGCATGGTGGCCGACGTGATCGTCGCGATCGCCTCGCTCGACCCCGTCATGGGAGGCGTTGACCGATGA
- the nuoE gene encoding NADH-quinone oxidoreductase subunit NuoE, whose product MSQAIDEKTWAELEEIAARYPEKRSGLLPMLHLVQAAQGRVTPEGIEACADILGISAADVSGVATFYTMYKRRPVGDFHVGVCTNTLCAVMGGDAILERLQDHLGVGNDETAPSREGDVRTVSLEHVECNAACDYAPVMMVNWEFMDNMTPESAVQLVDDLRAGKEVSSTRGPRVCTWREAERVLAGFDDGLADEGPGAGPASLVGLEVARENGWSAPSPRASGDTGQVAASKEGAAEEADTARAESETKQEEGKA is encoded by the coding sequence ATGAGCCAGGCGATCGACGAGAAGACCTGGGCCGAGCTCGAGGAGATCGCGGCCCGCTACCCCGAGAAGCGGTCGGGCCTGCTGCCGATGCTGCACCTCGTGCAGGCGGCGCAGGGGCGCGTCACCCCCGAGGGCATCGAGGCGTGCGCCGACATCCTCGGCATCTCCGCGGCCGACGTCAGCGGCGTCGCCACCTTCTACACGATGTACAAGCGGCGTCCTGTCGGCGACTTCCACGTGGGTGTCTGCACCAACACGCTCTGCGCGGTGATGGGTGGCGATGCCATCCTCGAGCGGCTGCAGGACCACCTGGGGGTCGGCAACGACGAGACCGCCCCGTCGCGTGAGGGCGACGTGCGGACGGTCAGCCTCGAGCACGTCGAGTGCAACGCCGCCTGCGACTACGCCCCGGTGATGATGGTCAACTGGGAGTTCATGGACAACATGACCCCCGAGTCGGCGGTCCAGCTGGTCGACGACCTGCGCGCCGGCAAGGAGGTCTCCTCGACCCGTGGCCCACGGGTCTGCACCTGGCGCGAGGCCGAACGCGTGCTGGCGGGCTTCGACGACGGGCTGGCCGACGAGGGCCCGGGTGCCGGGCCGGCCAGCCTGGTGGGGCTGGAGGTCGCGCGGGAGAACGGGTGGAGCGCACCCTCCCCGCGTGCCTCGGGTGACACCGGTCAGGTGGCTGCGAGCAAGGAGGGCGCCGCCGAGGAGGCCGACACCGCCCGCGCCGAGTCCGAGACCAAGCAGGAAGAGGGGAAGGCCTGA
- the nuoF gene encoding NADH-quinone oxidoreductase subunit NuoF — MVDTLTPVLTAPWGEDRSWTLPVYERHGGYRGLKKALGMDPAAVIEEVKESGLRGRGGAGFPTGMKWGFIPQDNPKPKYLVVNADESEPGTCKDIPLMMGNPHVLVEGVAISSYAIRANTAFIYIRGEVLHVIRRVRAAVEEAYRAGHLGTNIHGSGYDLDVVVHAGAGAYICGEETALLEGLEGRRGQPRLRPPFPAVAGLYASPTVINNVESIASVPSIIEHGADWFASMGTEKSKGYGIFSLSGHVTRPGQYEAPLGITLRELIDLAGGVREGHQLKFWTPGGSSTPLLTDEHLDVPLDFESVGEAGSMLGTRALQIFDETTCVVRAVLRWTEFYKHESCGKCTPCREGTWWLVQTLARLEQGQGSEDDLDLLLDQCDNILGRSFCALGDGATSPISSSIEYFRDEYLAHLTHGGCPFDPAASTVFDHQHSATAGAHA, encoded by the coding sequence ATGGTGGACACCCTGACCCCCGTCCTCACCGCACCCTGGGGTGAGGACCGCAGCTGGACGCTCCCCGTCTACGAGCGCCACGGCGGCTACCGGGGCCTGAAGAAGGCCCTGGGCATGGACCCCGCGGCCGTCATCGAGGAGGTCAAGGAGTCCGGCCTGCGTGGCCGTGGTGGCGCCGGCTTCCCGACCGGCATGAAGTGGGGCTTCATCCCGCAGGACAACCCCAAGCCCAAGTACCTCGTCGTCAACGCCGACGAGTCGGAGCCGGGCACCTGCAAGGACATCCCGCTGATGATGGGCAACCCCCACGTCCTCGTCGAGGGCGTCGCCATCTCCTCCTACGCGATCCGGGCCAACACCGCGTTCATCTACATCCGCGGCGAGGTGCTCCACGTGATCCGGCGCGTGCGCGCGGCCGTCGAGGAGGCCTACCGCGCCGGCCACCTGGGCACGAACATCCACGGCTCGGGCTACGACCTCGACGTGGTCGTCCACGCCGGCGCCGGCGCCTACATCTGCGGGGAGGAGACCGCCCTCCTCGAGGGTCTCGAGGGGCGCCGCGGGCAACCCCGGCTGCGCCCGCCGTTCCCGGCCGTCGCCGGCCTCTACGCCAGCCCCACGGTCATCAACAACGTCGAGTCGATCGCGTCGGTGCCCAGCATCATCGAGCACGGAGCCGACTGGTTCGCCTCGATGGGGACCGAGAAGTCCAAGGGGTACGGCATCTTCTCGCTGTCGGGCCACGTCACCCGACCGGGACAGTACGAAGCGCCGCTGGGCATCACGCTGCGCGAGCTCATCGACCTCGCCGGCGGTGTCCGGGAGGGTCACCAGCTGAAGTTCTGGACCCCCGGCGGCTCCTCCACCCCGCTGCTGACCGACGAGCACCTCGACGTACCCCTCGACTTCGAGTCGGTGGGCGAGGCGGGCTCCATGCTCGGCACCCGCGCCCTGCAGATCTTCGACGAGACCACGTGCGTGGTGCGTGCGGTGCTGCGCTGGACCGAGTTCTACAAGCACGAGTCCTGCGGCAAGTGCACCCCGTGCCGCGAGGGCACGTGGTGGCTCGTGCAGACCCTGGCCAGGCTCGAGCAGGGGCAGGGCTCCGAGGACGACCTCGACCTGCTGCTGGACCAGTGCGACAACATCCTCGGGCGTTCGTTCTGCGCGCTGGGCGACGGCGCGACCTCGCCGATCTCCAGCTCGATCGAGTACTTCCGCGACGAGTACCTCGCCCACCTGACCCACGGCGGCTGTCCGTTCGACCCGGCCGCCTCGACCGTCTTTGACCACCAGCACAGCGCGACCGCCGGAGCGCACGCATGA